A stretch of the Methylacidiphilum caldifontis genome encodes the following:
- a CDS encoding class I SAM-dependent methyltransferase, whose amino-acid sequence MNITIKSNLIFYYLFCLYLCFFDEPIEIHASSAVSVSRDTAALARSYQKLSLSQYSQGMKLIQLLKIKPGEKILDIGCGTGELTAYSAQLCAPRGIVVGIDPSPYRIDLARKKRIKYCSFQVASSDNLSAFPSNHFDVVYLNYVFHWIADKKSVLKEIFRILKPGGRLGITMGDKQQNSTVFAILMTSIKETMGKIPYGELVTPYYISKEQLLQLANQCGYSVDSLTVEENIHYLNSPTEVIEFFEASDFGNFLGGIPQQTKTKIIHKMKEKLAQISIPGRGIEMKYRTLIFVGHKPKNKSSPRPKLGFKNP is encoded by the coding sequence ATGAATATCACCATAAAGTCAAATCTAATTTTCTATTATCTCTTCTGCCTCTATTTATGTTTTTTTGATGAGCCAATAGAAATTCATGCTTCTTCAGCCGTTTCTGTCAGTAGAGATACTGCTGCCTTAGCTCGATCTTATCAAAAACTCAGCCTATCCCAATACAGCCAAGGGATGAAACTGATTCAACTCTTGAAAATCAAACCTGGAGAAAAAATCCTGGATATCGGATGCGGGACTGGAGAACTTACTGCCTATTCTGCCCAACTTTGTGCACCTCGAGGCATTGTAGTTGGTATAGACCCTTCGCCTTACAGAATAGATCTAGCACGAAAAAAAAGGATAAAATATTGCTCTTTTCAAGTCGCAAGCTCCGATAATCTCTCCGCTTTTCCTTCTAACCATTTCGACGTTGTTTATCTCAACTATGTGTTTCATTGGATTGCTGATAAAAAGTCGGTTCTCAAAGAAATATTTCGAATTCTTAAACCCGGTGGACGACTCGGGATAACAATGGGTGATAAACAACAGAACTCAACAGTGTTTGCTATTCTTATGACCTCGATTAAAGAAACAATGGGCAAAATTCCCTATGGGGAACTTGTTACTCCTTATTACATTTCTAAAGAACAACTCCTGCAATTAGCCAATCAATGCGGTTATTCTGTCGATTCCCTTACTGTTGAAGAAAATATCCATTACTTAAATTCTCCGACAGAAGTTATAGAATTTTTCGAAGCGAGCGATTTTGGTAATTTTTTAGGAGGCATTCCTCAACAAACCAAAACAAAGATAATCCATAAGATGAAGGAAAAATTGGCCCAGATTTCCATTCCAGGTAGAGGAATAGAAATGAAATATCGAACTCTTATCTTCGTTGGCCACAAGCCCAAAAACAAAAGTAGCCCTCGCCCAAAACTTGGATTTAAAAACCCCTAA
- the hypB gene encoding hydrogenase nickel incorporation protein HypB, with protein sequence MCEHCGCNDKEHSGARFSHHFQHDHQFLDKNPKDTSNGEKRKISLEMDLLEKNAFFAKQNRAFFKNNNLLAVNIISSPGSGKTSLLTRTLESLREKIPSVVIEGDQQTELDAEKIRQTGTFALQIQTGKGCHLDAHLIAHALEQLPVIRGGIVWIENVGNLICPALFDLGESKRVVLLSIAEGDDKPFKYPEAFYGADLVILTKIDLLPYTEFSIERCQEGLRRIRPGIEVLELSSKTGEGFGQWFKWINNELDKLREKK encoded by the coding sequence ATGTGTGAACATTGTGGATGTAACGATAAGGAACATTCTGGAGCTCGTTTTTCTCATCATTTTCAACATGACCATCAATTTTTAGATAAGAATCCAAAGGATACCAGCAATGGAGAAAAGAGGAAAATTAGCTTAGAAATGGACCTTTTAGAAAAAAATGCTTTTTTTGCAAAACAAAATCGAGCTTTTTTTAAAAATAACAATCTTTTGGCCGTTAATATAATTTCTAGCCCAGGTTCTGGAAAGACTTCTTTGTTGACACGCACCTTGGAGAGCTTGCGGGAAAAGATTCCTTCTGTAGTCATTGAAGGGGATCAACAAACAGAACTCGATGCGGAAAAGATAAGACAAACAGGAACATTTGCTTTACAAATTCAAACAGGCAAGGGCTGTCACTTGGATGCCCATTTAATTGCTCATGCTTTGGAACAGTTGCCTGTGATTCGGGGGGGGATTGTTTGGATAGAGAATGTCGGTAATTTAATTTGTCCGGCCTTATTTGATTTAGGGGAAAGCAAAAGGGTTGTTCTGCTTTCTATAGCCGAAGGTGATGATAAACCTTTCAAATATCCCGAAGCTTTTTATGGAGCTGATCTTGTCATTCTAACCAAAATCGATCTGCTCCCCTACACAGAATTTTCTATTGAAAGATGCCAGGAGGGATTAAGACGAATAAGACCTGGAATTGAAGTATTGGAACTGTCCTCTAAAACGGGTGAAGGCTTTGGACAATGGTTCAAGTGGATAAATAATGAATTGGATAAACTCAGAGAGAAAAAATAA
- a CDS encoding sulfite exporter TauE/SafE family protein — protein MFNLLIVSFVSGLLVGIGHALSGPDHLAALAPLTLEKKSGFWKVGLYWGLGHSGGIWILGIMLFFLRKFFPIILLSNWAERTVGLVLIGIGIWGIRRSFRDHLHVHYHAHDGLEHCHIHFHKERVVSSKEHLVEDHHHVHAPLGIGLLHGIAGSGHFFSALPVLSFPRSSMAITYILGFGLGAILGMVIFAFLLGKMIRIKVFFNRGKWLRRLFGSLAIGVGLFWVIEGGV, from the coding sequence GTGTTTAACTTGTTGATTGTCTCCTTTGTAAGTGGACTTTTAGTGGGCATAGGACATGCCTTGAGCGGTCCCGATCACTTAGCCGCTCTTGCTCCCCTTACATTAGAAAAAAAAAGTGGATTTTGGAAGGTGGGATTGTATTGGGGATTAGGTCACAGTGGTGGCATTTGGATATTAGGGATAATGCTGTTTTTTTTGAGAAAGTTTTTTCCTATTATTCTCCTTTCTAACTGGGCAGAAAGAACGGTGGGATTGGTACTGATTGGAATAGGAATATGGGGAATAAGAAGAAGTTTCAGGGATCACCTCCATGTTCATTATCATGCTCATGACGGCTTGGAGCACTGTCATATCCATTTTCACAAGGAAAGAGTCGTGTCCTCTAAGGAGCATCTTGTTGAAGACCATCATCATGTCCATGCTCCTTTAGGAATAGGACTTCTTCATGGAATAGCGGGAAGTGGTCATTTTTTTTCCGCTTTGCCTGTTCTTTCTTTTCCTCGTTCATCCATGGCTATTACTTACATACTAGGCTTTGGGCTTGGAGCCATTTTAGGCATGGTTATTTTTGCTTTTCTTTTAGGAAAGATGATAAGGATAAAGGTTTTTTTTAACCGTGGAAAATGGTTAAGAAGGCTATTTGGCAGTTTAGCTATAGGTGTGGGACTGTTTTGGGTAATTGAAGGGGGAGTGTAA
- the hypF gene encoding carbamoyltransferase HypF — protein sequence MDTKDRSFSAWHLHLRGKVQGVGFRPFVYRLAKEKKLGGWVSNDTDGVHIYVEGEKEKLQDFYLFVITHYPPIALVTESSYQEVPVQGYKDFFIKESLKEGSSSVLLLPDLDVCEQCIQELHCPTDRRYGYPFITCTQCGPRYSIIFALPYDRQRTSMEPFKMCEDCQREYQNPLDRRFFSQTNSCKKCGIELSLSDNLKTNFSYGEQTINQAAEAILKGEIVAVKGIGGFLLIADAGNEQTLKRLREKKKRPHKPFALMFLDIQSVKKEVELSDEDQKLLNSRSKPIVILDRKKGNHSLVSQLVAPGQDTLGVMLAYSPLHILLLEHVGKPVVATSANISGSPILSMDQEIYTRLGHLVDKVLSHNRQIIVAQDDSVVISSPFYKQPIFLRRSRSYAPFYAHENLRLDKKISLLALGADQKGCFSLCHEGNIYVSQYLGSLQNFESEENYKKQLNYYFLLFNLDLNSLAIDLHPAYRSTEIGLSLAAERKITPFYVQHHKAHFWAVLAENDLIYDLEPILGVIWDGTGFGEDGAIWGGEFFLYQNGKMNRIKHFSYYPLLLGDKTIKEPRLSALGILWKVGKESLLKEKFSSSEWHTYLKLLNLKHYFLCSSVGRLFDCVCSMLGGYDLSTFEGQAAMEVQKLATRYAKSFGSLDCLPWERFAFIKKLIRTQPQISLNDFFVWFTEAVNNHWPKEQLAFGFHYWLCWIIIQIASAFCVKKIAVSGGVFQNALLVDLLRFFCTKDFELYFHRQLSPNDENISLGQLIALAHEKKFLQRNYKNT from the coding sequence ATGGACACAAAGGATCGATCTTTCAGTGCTTGGCATCTTCATTTAAGAGGCAAAGTCCAAGGAGTTGGTTTTCGTCCTTTTGTTTATCGTTTAGCCAAGGAAAAAAAACTTGGTGGTTGGGTAAGTAATGATACCGATGGAGTGCATATTTATGTAGAAGGAGAGAAAGAGAAACTGCAAGATTTTTATCTCTTTGTCATAACCCATTATCCTCCTATTGCTTTGGTTACAGAATCAAGTTATCAGGAAGTGCCTGTTCAAGGATATAAGGATTTTTTTATAAAAGAGAGTTTAAAAGAAGGAAGTAGTTCTGTTCTTCTTTTGCCTGATCTAGACGTTTGTGAACAATGCATTCAAGAGCTTCATTGTCCAACCGATCGAAGGTATGGTTATCCTTTTATTACCTGCACGCAATGTGGACCACGTTACTCGATTATCTTTGCTCTTCCCTATGATCGACAAAGAACGTCCATGGAACCATTTAAGATGTGTGAAGACTGTCAAAGGGAATATCAAAACCCTTTGGATAGAAGATTTTTTTCTCAAACCAATTCCTGTAAAAAATGTGGAATAGAGCTAAGCCTCAGCGACAATCTAAAAACGAACTTTTCTTATGGGGAACAAACAATTAATCAAGCAGCGGAGGCGATTTTAAAAGGAGAAATTGTTGCCGTAAAAGGAATTGGTGGATTTCTTCTGATAGCCGATGCGGGAAATGAACAAACATTGAAAAGATTGAGAGAAAAAAAGAAAAGACCTCATAAACCCTTCGCCTTAATGTTTTTGGATATACAATCCGTTAAAAAAGAGGTCGAACTGAGTGACGAAGATCAGAAATTGTTGAATTCAAGATCAAAACCGATTGTTATTTTGGATCGAAAAAAGGGAAACCATAGCTTGGTTAGCCAATTAGTTGCTCCTGGACAGGATACATTAGGAGTTATGCTTGCCTATAGCCCTCTGCATATTCTTTTGTTAGAACATGTAGGGAAACCCGTTGTAGCCACAAGTGCAAACATTTCAGGAAGTCCTATTCTTTCAATGGATCAAGAAATTTATACCCGGTTAGGGCACCTGGTAGATAAGGTTTTAAGCCACAATCGACAAATTATTGTAGCTCAGGATGACTCCGTGGTTATTTCGTCTCCATTTTATAAACAACCGATATTTTTGCGCAGGAGTCGATCTTATGCCCCTTTTTATGCTCATGAAAATTTGAGATTGGATAAGAAGATTTCCTTGTTAGCTCTGGGTGCTGATCAAAAAGGATGTTTTTCTCTATGTCATGAGGGAAACATTTATGTTTCTCAATATTTAGGAAGTTTACAAAATTTTGAATCCGAAGAAAATTATAAAAAGCAATTAAATTACTATTTTCTTCTTTTTAATCTAGATCTTAACTCTCTTGCCATAGATCTTCACCCAGCTTATCGATCTACTGAAATAGGATTATCTCTGGCGGCGGAAAGAAAAATAACTCCTTTTTATGTTCAACATCATAAGGCTCATTTTTGGGCTGTGTTAGCAGAAAACGATCTGATTTATGATCTTGAACCTATACTTGGAGTAATTTGGGATGGGACGGGTTTTGGAGAAGATGGAGCAATTTGGGGGGGAGAGTTTTTTCTTTATCAAAATGGAAAGATGAATCGGATAAAACATTTTAGCTATTATCCCCTTCTTTTGGGAGACAAAACCATCAAAGAGCCTAGGCTTTCTGCATTAGGTATTCTCTGGAAAGTCGGCAAAGAATCCCTTCTAAAAGAAAAGTTTTCTAGCTCAGAATGGCATACCTATCTAAAGCTGTTAAATCTGAAGCACTATTTTTTGTGTTCCAGTGTAGGAAGACTTTTTGATTGTGTTTGTTCAATGCTTGGGGGTTATGACCTTTCTACATTTGAAGGGCAGGCTGCGATGGAGGTTCAAAAGCTAGCCACAAGATATGCAAAGTCGTTTGGCTCTTTAGATTGTCTGCCATGGGAAAGATTTGCTTTCATAAAAAAATTAATTAGAACTCAACCTCAGATTTCTTTAAATGATTTTTTTGTTTGGTTTACAGAAGCAGTCAATAATCATTGGCCCAAAGAGCAACTCGCTTTTGGATTCCATTACTGGCTTTGTTGGATTATTATTCAAATTGCTTCTGCTTTTTGCGTCAAAAAGATAGCTGTTTCAGGGGGAGTTTTTCAAAATGCTCTTTTAGTAGATCTACTCCGATTTTTTTGTACAAAAGACTTTGAACTTTATTTTCATCGGCAACTTTCTCCCAATGACGAAAACATCTCTTTAGGTCAACTCATTGCTTTAGCTCATGAGAAAAAATTTCTCCAAAGAAATTATAAAAATACATGA
- a CDS encoding HypC/HybG/HupF family hydrogenase formation chaperone — protein sequence MCLAIPGKVIEIISTKDSSPFFQFAVVEISSVRRKVNIELIKEEGVLPGDWVLVHVGFALEKISYQEAQEQLQMLSLLGEEKQFIEEIQGYRLGKEREDGPQDKEL from the coding sequence ATGTGTCTTGCCATTCCAGGGAAGGTTATTGAAATCATTTCGACAAAAGACAGTTCACCATTTTTTCAGTTTGCAGTTGTTGAAATTTCCTCGGTAAGACGGAAAGTCAATATTGAACTTATTAAAGAGGAAGGAGTTTTACCCGGAGATTGGGTATTGGTTCATGTAGGGTTTGCTTTGGAAAAAATATCTTACCAAGAAGCTCAAGAACAGCTTCAAATGCTTTCTCTGCTTGGAGAAGAAAAGCAGTTCATTGAGGAGATCCAAGGTTATCGGTTAGGAAAAGAAAGAGAAGATGGACCGCAAGATAAAGAGCTTTAG
- the hypD gene encoding hydrogenase formation protein HypD, translating to MQFVDEFRNKELIQKTAQEIARRVDPKIQYRIMEVCGGHTFSIYRFGLHELLPPNIELIHGPGCPVCVLPMGRIDEGMSLANDDSVILTAFGDMMRVPGKKGSPLELKAKGRDIRMIYSPLDNLKLAIENRDKKIVFFAIGFETTAPSTALTLIQAKKLGIKNFFVFSNHVLIVPAIRAILDSPDMRIDGFIGPGHVSTVIGCQPYEFISKNYRKPIVISGFEPLDLLESILKIVQQLQEGRNEVENQYNRVVRWEGNRTALKVIQEVFELRPYFEWRGLGFISQSALKINKSYAQWDAEEHFQLNRIVLTDPKSSQCGEVLKGVLKPYQCKLFGKVCNPEHPVGALMVSSEGACAAYYQHTGRKEGITDSL from the coding sequence ATGCAATTTGTAGATGAATTCCGCAATAAAGAGCTAATTCAAAAAACAGCTCAGGAAATCGCTCGTCGAGTAGACCCAAAGATTCAATATCGGATTATGGAAGTTTGTGGGGGGCATACCTTTTCGATTTACCGATTTGGGCTTCATGAACTTTTACCTCCAAATATTGAGCTTATTCATGGTCCTGGCTGTCCTGTTTGTGTTTTACCGATGGGTAGAATTGATGAGGGAATGTCCTTGGCTAACGATGACTCGGTGATTTTGACCGCTTTTGGAGACATGATGAGAGTGCCAGGCAAAAAGGGAAGCCCTTTAGAATTAAAAGCTAAAGGAAGGGACATTCGAATGATCTACTCTCCATTGGATAATTTGAAATTAGCCATAGAAAACAGGGATAAGAAAATAGTTTTTTTTGCCATTGGTTTTGAAACCACTGCTCCCTCTACAGCATTAACCTTAATACAAGCGAAGAAGTTAGGAATAAAAAATTTTTTCGTATTTTCCAACCATGTCCTCATTGTCCCTGCTATTAGAGCGATTCTCGATTCTCCAGACATGAGAATAGATGGTTTTATTGGACCTGGTCATGTTTCTACCGTTATTGGATGCCAGCCTTATGAATTTATTTCTAAAAATTATCGTAAGCCCATAGTGATTTCGGGATTTGAACCTTTGGATCTTTTGGAGTCTATCCTTAAAATTGTTCAACAACTTCAAGAAGGAAGAAATGAAGTAGAAAATCAATACAACCGTGTCGTGAGATGGGAAGGGAACCGGACTGCTTTAAAAGTTATACAAGAAGTTTTTGAGTTGCGTCCTTATTTTGAGTGGAGAGGCTTAGGGTTTATATCGCAGTCGGCTTTGAAAATAAATAAAAGCTATGCCCAGTGGGATGCTGAAGAACATTTTCAGTTAAATAGAATTGTTCTGACTGATCCGAAATCTTCTCAATGTGGGGAAGTGCTCAAGGGGGTGTTAAAACCTTATCAGTGCAAACTTTTTGGCAAAGTTTGTAATCCTGAGCACCCTGTAGGAGCCCTAATGGTTTCTTCTGAAGGAGCATGTGCCGCTTATTATCAACATACTGGCCGGAAGGAAGGGATCACTGATAGCCTTTAG
- the hypE gene encoding hydrogenase expression/formation protein HypE: MNSEQLGQQIELAHGSGGKSTYRLIRSAILPALKNPILESLSDAAVVDYGAGRIALTTDSFVVHPLMFSGGSIGKLAINGTVNDLAVSGAQPRAILLSLIVEAGLPMDVFLREIQAIAEASRIATVPVIGGDTKVVEHGKGDGLYITTTGLGIVDPKVNLSPQRIKPGDQVIVSGPIGDHGIAILLARGEIELEANLGSDSRPLWPLIKAMISVHPAAVKWMRDPTRGGVATALNELSREIKMGVVLFEEMIPLREEVRGACEILGLDPLHIACEGQFVAIVEKDLLLEILKELRKVPGGEEATHIGEIREQPAGVVLAVSSYGGSRRVDMLIGDPLPRIC; the protein is encoded by the coding sequence ATGAATAGCGAGCAATTGGGACAACAGATTGAGCTGGCGCATGGATCTGGGGGAAAATCAACGTATCGGTTAATCAGATCGGCTATTTTACCCGCCTTGAAGAATCCGATTTTGGAAAGTCTTTCTGATGCTGCCGTCGTCGATTATGGAGCAGGACGAATCGCTCTGACCACGGATAGTTTTGTTGTTCATCCATTAATGTTTTCTGGTGGGTCGATTGGCAAGCTGGCTATTAATGGCACGGTAAATGACTTGGCTGTATCGGGAGCCCAACCTCGGGCTATCCTTCTAAGCCTCATTGTTGAAGCAGGTCTTCCCATGGATGTGTTTTTAAGGGAAATTCAGGCTATCGCTGAGGCTTCAAGAATAGCTACTGTGCCCGTCATTGGTGGAGATACGAAAGTTGTTGAGCATGGTAAAGGCGATGGTTTATACATAACCACAACAGGGCTTGGGATTGTTGATCCCAAGGTTAATCTATCCCCACAGAGGATAAAGCCTGGTGATCAAGTCATTGTCTCTGGTCCAATTGGTGATCATGGAATTGCGATTCTACTCGCTAGAGGAGAAATTGAATTGGAAGCTAATTTAGGGTCTGACAGCCGACCCTTATGGCCACTGATTAAAGCAATGATTTCGGTTCATCCCGCTGCGGTCAAATGGATGAGGGATCCCACTCGGGGAGGGGTAGCCACGGCTCTCAACGAACTTTCCAGGGAGATAAAAATGGGAGTTGTCCTCTTTGAGGAGATGATCCCTTTGAGAGAAGAGGTTAGAGGAGCCTGTGAAATCCTTGGACTTGATCCTCTGCATATTGCTTGTGAAGGGCAGTTTGTAGCAATAGTTGAAAAAGATTTGCTTTTAGAGATATTAAAAGAACTTAGAAAAGTTCCTGGAGGAGAAGAGGCTACCCACATAGGTGAAATAAGGGAACAACCTGCTGGAGTAGTCTTGGCTGTGTCTTCTTATGGAGGCAGTCGGCGTGTTGACATGCTTATAGGAGATCCCCTTCCAAGAATATGTTAA
- a CDS encoding SIS domain-containing protein: MLKIQMNKELLWINKSIEQRNQLCRDFFQQEAFRLAQMSQKIAERFLDGAKILAFGKGQAVTDAQHIAVEFVHPVIVGKRALPALDISVDFTHWLKVLCSSKDIVFGFSPLEEDSAVKEALQWAYSRGAMTFSLPGKDGSYALCSPTTDPWVFQEIVEMLYHMLWETVHLFFEHRELGLDLEQASFLYPFLGQEKQKTDQLLEQVAQSIMAKAKEVEVLRKKIADEESEKIIQAIIEVKERLKKGGKLILIGNGGSATDANDFLLDLINPPIPNANPIPAISLAMESAVLSALANDIGVEVLFSRQLHAHAKPDDVAIVLSTSGGSKNVIHALEEANKRELLTVALLGNEGGEVVRRQLAHIPIVVRSDYIPRIQEVQATIYHQLCEALVDSEPILELFGSKSCPFTAELREELIGQKKKFIEYDCETDLEALQKLFEITQSRSVPVLVENNRVISLGWQGRSCMI, translated from the coding sequence ATGTTAAAGATCCAAATGAACAAGGAGCTTTTATGGATCAACAAAAGCATTGAACAGAGAAATCAACTCTGCAGGGATTTTTTCCAGCAAGAAGCTTTTCGGCTGGCTCAGATGAGTCAAAAGATCGCTGAGCGGTTTTTGGATGGAGCAAAAATATTAGCTTTTGGCAAAGGACAGGCTGTTACAGATGCCCAACATATCGCTGTGGAATTTGTACATCCGGTCATTGTAGGTAAAAGAGCTCTTCCCGCTTTGGATATTTCAGTGGATTTTACCCATTGGCTAAAAGTTTTGTGTTCTTCAAAGGATATTGTATTTGGATTCTCTCCCCTGGAAGAAGATTCAGCAGTAAAAGAAGCCTTGCAATGGGCTTATTCAAGGGGAGCAATGACATTTTCTTTGCCAGGTAAAGATGGCAGCTATGCTCTTTGTTCACCGACTACAGATCCTTGGGTATTTCAAGAAATAGTCGAAATGCTTTATCACATGCTCTGGGAAACTGTACATCTTTTTTTTGAACATCGTGAGCTGGGCCTTGATCTTGAGCAGGCTTCGTTTCTTTATCCTTTTCTTGGACAAGAAAAACAGAAAACTGATCAACTCCTTGAACAGGTTGCTCAATCCATTATGGCTAAGGCAAAGGAAGTTGAGGTTTTAAGAAAAAAAATTGCTGATGAAGAATCAGAAAAAATTATCCAGGCCATTATTGAGGTTAAAGAAAGGCTAAAAAAAGGTGGGAAACTTATCCTTATAGGCAATGGGGGTTCAGCAACAGATGCTAACGATTTTCTTTTGGATTTGATTAATCCGCCTATTCCCAATGCTAATCCCATTCCAGCCATTTCATTGGCCATGGAATCAGCGGTTCTTTCAGCTTTAGCTAATGACATTGGGGTCGAAGTCCTCTTTTCTCGACAACTCCATGCCCATGCGAAACCGGATGATGTCGCTATTGTCCTATCCACGAGTGGAGGTTCCAAAAATGTGATCCATGCTCTTGAGGAAGCAAACAAAAGGGAACTATTGACCGTAGCTTTACTCGGTAATGAAGGCGGAGAAGTTGTCCGAAGACAGTTAGCCCATATTCCCATTGTTGTTCGTTCTGATTATATTCCTCGAATACAGGAAGTGCAGGCTACGATCTATCACCAGCTTTGCGAAGCTCTTGTTGATTCAGAGCCTATTTTGGAACTATTCGGGTCAAAAAGTTGTCCATTTACAGCAGAGTTGAGGGAAGAGCTGATTGGACAAAAAAAGAAATTCATCGAATATGATTGTGAGACCGACCTCGAAGCTTTACAAAAGCTTTTTGAAATCACCCAATCAAGAAGCGTGCCTGTTCTGGTAGAAAACAACAGGGTTATTTCTCTTGGATGGCAGGGAAGAAGTTGCATGATCTGA
- a CDS encoding RNA polymerase sigma factor, with protein sequence MNREEFEKVFEEHYKDAYRFALSLCRDVDQACDLVQQAFILLYTHKEALKNGLKVKNWLFTTLYRLFLRLRKKEERYQNMGIEEMENFLIEENKGDLRVDCQYVVDCLLQLEEPYRIALLLYYMDELTYLDIAQILKVPIGTVMSRIFRGKKLLRDLVLAKRSNKKKNRRLKAKV encoded by the coding sequence ATGAATAGAGAAGAATTTGAAAAGGTTTTTGAAGAACATTACAAGGATGCATACCGGTTTGCTTTGTCTCTTTGTAGAGATGTCGATCAAGCATGTGATTTAGTCCAGCAGGCTTTTATTCTTCTTTATACACATAAGGAAGCATTAAAGAATGGTTTGAAAGTGAAGAACTGGCTTTTTACCACTTTGTATCGGTTGTTTCTTCGTTTGAGAAAGAAAGAAGAACGCTATCAAAACATGGGTATCGAAGAGATGGAAAATTTTCTTATAGAAGAAAATAAAGGAGATCTAAGAGTTGACTGCCAGTATGTTGTGGACTGCCTGCTTCAACTTGAGGAGCCTTACCGAATCGCCTTGTTACTCTATTACATGGATGAACTGACTTATCTAGATATTGCCCAGATTCTAAAAGTGCCTATTGGAACTGTTATGTCTAGGATATTTCGTGGAAAGAAGCTTTTACGAGATTTAGTTCTTGCAAAAAGATCTAATAAAAAGAAAAATAGAAGATTAAAAGCAAAAGTCTAA
- a CDS encoding nucleotide-binding protein, which produces MSIGSKGGTGKTTAMLLLADWLLLKGKSVQVIEADLENSGKAGGISHWFRESLKLDIRSARECDMVLETAAENEFTLVDLPANSGVEIKGWWKELITPEVLTEMKVEVVAVGSITPYPGSTGGIFDWATVLQDHCKYLIAKNMMHSKIAHFSDYYDSKSGQQFRKSYLPYEIKISSLLQEAMQQLVKTGLRPSLALDDKSIPLLLRQRIRNWSQAVFDQLDALDLFSPLHKKGDLSEI; this is translated from the coding sequence ATGTCCATTGGGTCTAAAGGAGGAACAGGGAAAACTACAGCTATGCTTCTTTTGGCTGATTGGCTGTTGTTGAAGGGCAAAAGTGTCCAGGTTATTGAAGCTGATCTGGAAAATTCAGGGAAAGCAGGGGGTATAAGCCACTGGTTTAGAGAGAGTCTTAAACTTGACATACGCAGTGCAAGAGAATGTGACATGGTTTTAGAAACGGCAGCAGAAAATGAGTTTACTCTTGTCGATCTTCCAGCTAATAGTGGAGTTGAAATCAAGGGGTGGTGGAAAGAGCTAATTACTCCTGAAGTGCTTACAGAAATGAAAGTAGAAGTAGTGGCCGTGGGTTCGATCACTCCTTATCCTGGGTCTACTGGAGGAATATTCGATTGGGCGACCGTTCTTCAGGATCATTGTAAATATCTCATTGCAAAAAATATGATGCATTCAAAAATTGCGCATTTCAGTGATTATTACGACTCTAAATCTGGGCAACAATTTAGAAAAAGTTATTTACCCTATGAAATTAAAATTTCTTCACTTTTGCAAGAGGCGATGCAACAATTGGTTAAAACTGGTTTAAGACCATCCCTTGCATTGGATGATAAATCTATTCCTCTTCTTCTGAGGCAACGGATAAGAAACTGGAGTCAAGCCGTTTTTGATCAACTTGATGCGTTGGATCTATTTTCCCCACTCCATAAAAAGGGAGATTTATCGGAAATTTAA
- a CDS encoding TylF/MycF/NovP-related O-methyltransferase — MVLLRQLPESATEEGSFWPIDGHTMVGWKRLENVQACVETILAEGIEGDLLEAGVWRGGVAIFMKALLYAYGEDMRRVIVADSFAGFPNPRLEDREDRHWTVKNSAAEAFMSVSEEEVRDNFSRYGLLDDKVVFLKGFFHETLPNAPIEKLALLRADADMYRSTMDILESLYDKLSPGGFCIIDDYAMSSCKAAVDEFRKRRKISEPLMVIDWTGRYWRKGQT; from the coding sequence ATGGTCCTTCTGAGACAACTCCCCGAGTCAGCTACCGAAGAGGGATCTTTTTGGCCAATCGATGGTCATACCATGGTAGGCTGGAAACGGCTTGAGAACGTGCAGGCTTGTGTCGAGACGATTTTAGCCGAAGGGATCGAAGGCGATCTGCTCGAGGCGGGGGTCTGGCGTGGTGGAGTTGCGATCTTCATGAAAGCGTTACTCTACGCCTATGGGGAAGACATGCGGCGGGTTATTGTCGCTGATTCCTTTGCTGGTTTTCCCAATCCAAGACTGGAAGATCGAGAAGACCGTCATTGGACTGTTAAGAATAGTGCAGCGGAAGCCTTTATGTCTGTTTCGGAGGAGGAGGTTCGGGACAACTTTTCCCGTTACGGGCTCCTCGATGACAAGGTGGTTTTCCTCAAGGGTTTTTTCCATGAAACCCTTCCGAATGCCCCGATTGAGAAGCTTGCGCTCCTTCGAGCTGATGCTGATATGTATCGCTCAACTATGGACATTCTAGAGTCCTTGTATGACAAGCTTTCTCCTGGTGGATTTTGCATTATTGACGATTATGCAATGAGTTCCTGTAAGGCTGCTGTTGATGAATTCCGCAAGCGGAGGAAAATTTCAGAACCTCTAATGGTGATTGACTGGACTGGTCGTTACTGGCGAAAGGGGCAAACTTAG